One region of Streptomyces capillispiralis genomic DNA includes:
- a CDS encoding VOC family protein has translation MYQQMIFVNLAVNDLEASKKFFTGLGYSINEQFSDETAASVVISDTIFAMLLTRPKYAEFTKKEIVDATKSSEVMLALSAESREKVDELVEKAVAAGGSDTGETQDHGFMYGRAFDDLDGHTWEVVWMDPAAIEG, from the coding sequence ATGTACCAGCAGATGATCTTCGTGAACCTGGCCGTCAACGACCTCGAGGCGTCGAAGAAGTTCTTCACCGGGCTCGGCTACTCGATCAACGAGCAGTTCAGCGACGAGACCGCCGCGTCCGTGGTGATCAGTGACACGATCTTCGCGATGCTGCTGACCCGGCCGAAGTACGCGGAGTTCACGAAGAAGGAGATCGTGGACGCCACGAAGAGCAGCGAGGTCATGCTGGCGCTGAGCGCCGAGAGCCGCGAGAAGGTCGACGAGCTGGTGGAGAAGGCCGTGGCGGCGGGCGGCTCGGACACCGGCGAGACGCAGGACCACGGCTTCATGTACGGGCGCGCCTTCGACGACCTCGACGGCCACACCTGGGAGGTCGTGTGGATGGACCCGGCCGCGATCGAGGGCTGA
- a CDS encoding LOG family protein, with protein sequence MQTSPAHAAHHGDREIETIEEFDAIVSARGTLSGFRVQAVDLTDRTRELLTTDTSEAVFLGCRMRPDAAEKLRGDGALVLPPVPGLPFDPYRGHLYTPGDLFASLDKGYEATPDALAYAWFQRTRTDGDVFASMLRAVHDDSMSDALDELLRGARVVGVMGGHAMARGTEEFRGAARLGRALTHAGFTVATGGGPGAMEAANLGAYAAPYDAEMLDAACELLAAAPSFTPSVTDWARAAFEVRSRWPKGNHSIGIPTWFYGHEPPNAFASHIAKYFANATREDGLLARCNAGVVFLPGAAGTVQEVFDNATPNYYESRGEPTPMVLVNRAHWTERLPAWPLLRSLARERSMEARIALVDRIEEAPEALKRLAG encoded by the coding sequence GTGCAGACGAGTCCCGCCCATGCCGCCCATCACGGGGACCGCGAGATAGAGACGATCGAGGAGTTCGACGCGATCGTCTCCGCCCGCGGCACGCTCTCCGGATTCCGCGTCCAGGCCGTCGATCTGACGGACCGGACACGGGAGTTGCTCACCACCGACACCTCCGAGGCCGTCTTCCTCGGCTGCCGGATGCGTCCGGACGCGGCGGAGAAGCTCCGCGGCGACGGCGCCCTGGTCCTCCCGCCCGTCCCGGGCCTGCCCTTCGACCCCTACCGGGGGCACCTCTACACGCCCGGTGACCTGTTCGCCTCGCTCGACAAGGGCTACGAGGCGACCCCCGACGCGCTGGCCTACGCCTGGTTCCAGCGGACCAGGACCGACGGCGACGTCTTCGCCTCCATGCTGCGCGCGGTCCACGACGACTCCATGTCCGACGCCCTCGACGAACTCCTGCGCGGGGCCCGGGTCGTGGGCGTGATGGGCGGCCACGCGATGGCCCGCGGCACCGAGGAGTTCCGCGGGGCCGCCCGGCTCGGCCGGGCGCTGACCCACGCCGGGTTCACGGTCGCCACCGGCGGCGGCCCGGGCGCGATGGAGGCGGCGAACCTCGGCGCCTACGCCGCCCCGTACGACGCGGAGATGCTGGACGCCGCCTGCGAACTCCTCGCCGCGGCACCGTCGTTCACGCCGTCGGTCACCGACTGGGCGCGCGCCGCCTTCGAGGTGCGCTCCCGCTGGCCGAAGGGCAACCACTCGATCGGCATCCCCACCTGGTTCTACGGCCACGAGCCGCCGAACGCCTTCGCCTCCCACATCGCGAAGTACTTCGCCAACGCCACCCGCGAGGACGGCCTGCTGGCCCGCTGCAACGCGGGGGTCGTCTTCCTGCCGGGCGCCGCCGGGACCGTACAGGAGGTCTTCGACAACGCGACGCCGAACTACTACGAGTCGCGGGGCGAGCCCACGCCCATGGTGCTGGTGAACCGGGCCCACTGGACCGAGAGGCTGCCGGCCTGGCCGCTGCTGCGCTCGCTCGCCCGGGAGCGGTCGATGGAGGCTCGAATCGCACTGGTTGACCGAATCGAGGAGGCTCCGGAGGCGTTGAAACGTCTCGCCGGTTAA
- a CDS encoding LAETG motif-containing sortase-dependent surface protein, whose protein sequence is MAVLSVSRRTVARSVRALGVVSASAALALGVAGNAAACNINEFSAEAKCDGEKGVITVTDVDPAGVPATITVFLKNNGAEEKIGEQVVKGTREGTTITFEEDWQPNAQYRIHVEAKPYVDEDIKPDLTTPATACEKPEEETPTPTPSTPTETAPAEQPPATPAPSESEPESESTPPADTASNAPSPAGESNLAETGADSNTGLIAGVAAALVVAGGGAVFFGMRRRGAKSEG, encoded by the coding sequence GTGGCAGTTCTGTCCGTATCCCGCCGCACCGTCGCGCGTTCCGTGCGCGCCCTCGGTGTCGTCTCCGCGTCGGCCGCCCTCGCCCTCGGCGTGGCCGGCAACGCCGCGGCCTGCAACATCAACGAATTCTCGGCCGAGGCCAAGTGCGACGGTGAGAAGGGTGTCATCACCGTCACCGACGTGGACCCGGCCGGTGTCCCCGCGACCATCACCGTGTTCCTCAAGAACAACGGCGCCGAGGAGAAGATCGGCGAGCAGGTGGTCAAGGGCACCCGTGAGGGCACCACCATCACCTTCGAGGAGGACTGGCAGCCCAACGCCCAGTACCGCATCCACGTCGAGGCCAAGCCCTACGTCGACGAGGACATCAAGCCGGACCTGACCACGCCGGCGACGGCGTGCGAGAAGCCGGAGGAGGAGACCCCGACTCCGACGCCCAGCACCCCGACGGAGACGGCCCCCGCCGAGCAGCCGCCCGCCACCCCGGCCCCGTCGGAGTCGGAGCCGGAGAGCGAGAGCACCCCTCCGGCGGACACCGCGAGCAACGCGCCGTCCCCCGCCGGTGAGTCCAACCTCGCCGAGACCGGCGCCGACTCCAACACCGGTCTGATCGCCGGTGTCGCGGCCGCCCTGGTCGTGGCCGGCGGTGGCGCGGTCTTCTTCGGCATGCGCCGCCGGGGCGCGAAGTCCGAGGGCTGA
- a CDS encoding maleylpyruvate isomerase family mycothiol-dependent enzyme — protein MTRLPHDRYCDEIDRQVERFGTVLASGADLSATVPTCPDWTLEELVLHVGEALRWVDLLVRTRAREDVPVARVPGASGPGVRGDAAALEEWLAQSGAAVVAALREAGPTAPVWSWAGDSTAGFWARRMTHELVVHHADAALAAGHPLGTVPADVAADAVDEWLWIVRFVQRNLPDRPTGELRLPGRSLHLHATDADPALDAEWLIELTEDGIAWRRGHAGATVALRGPLTSVLLAFYRRLPLDAPGLEVLGDRKLLEFWLERASFG, from the coding sequence ATGACCCGTCTGCCGCACGACCGCTACTGCGACGAGATCGACCGTCAGGTGGAGAGGTTCGGGACGGTACTGGCCTCCGGGGCCGACCTGTCCGCCACCGTGCCGACCTGCCCGGACTGGACGCTGGAGGAACTGGTCCTGCACGTCGGGGAGGCCCTGCGCTGGGTGGACCTGCTCGTGCGCACCCGGGCCCGCGAGGACGTCCCCGTCGCGCGGGTGCCAGGCGCGTCGGGGCCCGGGGTCCGAGGGGACGCCGCCGCCCTGGAGGAGTGGCTGGCGCAGTCCGGTGCGGCGGTCGTCGCCGCGCTGCGGGAGGCCGGGCCCACGGCGCCCGTCTGGTCGTGGGCCGGGGACTCCACCGCCGGATTCTGGGCCCGCCGGATGACGCACGAACTCGTCGTCCACCACGCGGACGCCGCGCTCGCCGCGGGCCACCCCCTCGGCACCGTCCCGGCCGACGTCGCCGCGGACGCGGTGGACGAGTGGCTGTGGATCGTGCGGTTCGTCCAGCGGAACCTGCCCGACCGGCCGACGGGCGAGCTGCGCCTGCCCGGCCGGTCGCTCCACCTGCACGCCACCGACGCCGACCCCGCCCTGGACGCCGAGTGGCTGATCGAGCTGACCGAGGACGGCATCGCCTGGCGCCGCGGCCACGCCGGGGCCACCGTCGCCCTGCGCGGTCCGCTCACCTCCGTGCTCCTCGCCTTCTACCGCAGGCTGCCGCTGGACGCGCCCGGGCTGGAGGTGCTCGGCGACCGGAAGCTGCTGGAGTTCTGGCTGGAGCGGGCGTCGTTCGGCTGA
- a CDS encoding ABC transporter ATP-binding protein, with the protein MLLSLEGATVRFGGRAVLDAVGLGVAEHEIVCVLGPSGSGKSTLLRAVAGLQPLDSGRVLLDGRDQAGVPAHRRGVGLMFQDHQLFPQRDVGGNVAFGLRMHGASRGEQAARVRELLELVGLPGAAGRAVAALSGGEQQRVALARALAPSPRLLMLDEPLGQLDRSLRERLVVELRELFGRLGTTVLAVTHDQGEAFALADRVVVMRDGRIAQSGTPLEVWQRPADAFVARFLGFENVVEAMVADGVAVTPWGKVPVPEDAPQGTRTLLVRPAGVRLVPAGEGLRCTVAARTFRGTHVAVRLRPEDAPRLEAACALRAAPETGAEVGVEFDAAEIVVLE; encoded by the coding sequence ATGCTGCTGAGCCTGGAGGGCGCGACCGTCCGCTTCGGCGGGCGGGCCGTGCTGGACGCCGTCGGCCTGGGGGTCGCCGAGCACGAGATCGTGTGCGTGCTCGGGCCCAGCGGCAGCGGCAAGTCCACGCTGCTGCGGGCGGTGGCCGGGTTGCAGCCCCTGGACTCCGGGCGGGTCCTGCTCGACGGACGCGACCAGGCGGGGGTGCCCGCGCACCGGCGGGGGGTGGGGCTGATGTTCCAGGACCACCAGCTGTTCCCGCAGCGGGACGTGGGCGGGAACGTCGCCTTCGGGCTGCGCATGCACGGCGCCTCCCGGGGCGAACAGGCCGCGCGGGTGCGGGAGTTGCTGGAGCTCGTGGGACTGCCGGGGGCGGCCGGGAGGGCCGTCGCCGCGCTGTCCGGCGGTGAGCAGCAGCGGGTGGCGCTGGCCCGCGCCCTCGCGCCGAGTCCCCGTCTGCTCATGCTCGACGAGCCCCTCGGCCAGCTCGACCGCTCGCTCAGGGAACGCCTCGTCGTCGAACTGCGCGAGCTGTTCGGCCGACTGGGCACCACCGTGCTCGCCGTGACGCACGACCAGGGCGAGGCGTTCGCGCTGGCCGACCGGGTGGTGGTGATGCGGGACGGGCGGATCGCCCAGTCCGGCACGCCGCTGGAGGTGTGGCAGCGGCCGGCCGACGCGTTCGTGGCCCGTTTCCTCGGCTTCGAGAACGTGGTCGAGGCGATGGTCGCGGACGGGGTCGCGGTGACCCCCTGGGGCAAGGTGCCCGTGCCCGAGGACGCCCCGCAGGGCACGCGGACGCTCCTCGTCCGCCCCGCCGGTGTCCGCCTGGTCCCGGCCGGGGAGGGCCTGCGCTGCACGGTCGCCGCCCGCACCTTCCGGGGCACCCATGTGGCGGTCCGCCTCCGGCCCGAGGACGCGCCGCGCCTGGAGGCGGCCTGCGCGCTCAGGGCCGCCCCGGAGACCGGGGCCGAGGTCGGGGTGGAGTTCGACGCGGCGGAAATCGTGGTGCTGGAGTGA
- a CDS encoding ABC transporter permease, whose amino-acid sequence MAVPVAFFAVFFAYPVTAIVARGLKADGTWRLGRIGDVLAQSDVRQVLWFTTWQALVSTALTLLVALPGAYVFARFAFPGKQLLRAVVTVPFVLPTVVVGTAFMALVGRGGLLDELWGVRLDTTVWAILLAHVFFNYAVVVRTVGGLWSQLDPRQEEAARMLGASRFAAWRTVTLPALAPAVAAAALMVFLFTFTSFGVVQILGGPTFSTLEVEIYRQTSEIFDLSTAAVLTMIQFVAVGAILALHAWTVRRRETALRLVDAGATARRPRGAGQWALLAGVVATVAVLLLLPLAVLVQRSFAGAGLGYYRALTREDGGVFLVPPVEAVGNSLRYAVAATAIAVLIGGLASVALTRRDAGRLVRGFDVLLMLPLGVSAVTVGFGFLIALDEPPLDLRASWILVPLAQALVGVPFVVRTMLPVLRAVDVRLREAAAVLGASPWRAWREVDLPLVRRALLIAAGFAFAVSLGEFGATVFIARPDNPTLPVAVARLLGRPGDLNYGQAMALSTILMIVCAVALLVLERLRTDRTGEF is encoded by the coding sequence ATGGCCGTGCCCGTCGCGTTCTTCGCCGTCTTCTTCGCCTATCCCGTCACCGCGATCGTCGCGCGCGGACTGAAGGCCGACGGGACGTGGCGGCTCGGGCGGATCGGGGACGTCCTGGCGCAGTCCGACGTCCGGCAGGTCCTGTGGTTCACCACCTGGCAGGCCCTCGTCTCCACCGCCCTCACCCTGCTGGTCGCGCTGCCCGGCGCGTACGTGTTCGCCCGTTTCGCGTTCCCGGGCAAGCAGCTGCTGCGGGCCGTGGTCACCGTGCCGTTCGTGCTGCCGACGGTCGTGGTCGGCACGGCGTTCATGGCGCTCGTCGGACGCGGCGGACTGCTCGACGAGCTGTGGGGCGTACGGCTGGACACCACCGTGTGGGCGATCCTGCTCGCGCACGTCTTCTTCAACTACGCCGTGGTCGTACGGACCGTGGGCGGGCTCTGGTCCCAGCTCGACCCGCGGCAGGAGGAGGCGGCGCGGATGCTGGGCGCCTCCCGGTTCGCGGCCTGGCGGACCGTCACCCTGCCCGCGCTCGCGCCCGCCGTGGCCGCCGCCGCGCTGATGGTCTTCCTGTTCACCTTCACCTCCTTCGGAGTGGTGCAGATCCTCGGCGGGCCCACCTTCTCCACCCTGGAGGTGGAGATCTACCGGCAGACCTCCGAGATCTTCGACCTGTCCACCGCCGCCGTCCTGACGATGATCCAGTTCGTCGCGGTGGGCGCCATCCTCGCCCTGCACGCCTGGACCGTGCGGCGCCGGGAGACCGCGCTGCGGCTGGTCGACGCCGGGGCGACCGCGCGCCGCCCGCGCGGCGCCGGGCAGTGGGCGCTGCTCGCCGGGGTCGTCGCCACCGTCGCCGTGCTGCTCCTGCTGCCGCTCGCGGTGCTGGTGCAACGGTCCTTCGCCGGCGCGGGCCTCGGCTACTACCGGGCGCTGACCCGTGAGGACGGGGGAGTGTTCCTCGTCCCGCCCGTCGAGGCGGTCGGCAACTCGCTGCGGTACGCCGTCGCCGCCACCGCCATCGCCGTACTGATCGGCGGCCTCGCCTCCGTCGCGCTGACCCGGCGGGACGCGGGCCGGCTGGTGCGCGGGTTCGACGTGCTGCTGATGCTGCCGCTCGGCGTGTCCGCGGTGACCGTCGGCTTCGGTTTCCTGATCGCCCTCGACGAGCCGCCGCTGGACCTGAGGGCCTCCTGGATCCTGGTCCCGCTCGCGCAGGCGCTGGTCGGCGTCCCGTTCGTCGTACGGACCATGCTGCCGGTGCTGCGGGCCGTGGACGTACGGCTGCGGGAGGCGGCGGCGGTGCTCGGGGCGTCGCCGTGGCGGGCGTGGCGGGAGGTGGACCTGCCGCTGGTGCGGCGGGCGCTGCTGATCGCGGCCGGGTTCGCCTTCGCCGTGTCGCTCGGGGAGTTCGGCGCGACGGTGTTCATCGCGCGGCCGGACAACCCGACGCTGCCGGTCGCGGTGGCGCGGCTGCTGGGGCGGCCCGGGGACCTCAACTACGGGCAGGCGATGGCCCTGTCGACGATTCTGATGATCGTGTGCGCGGTGGCGCTGCTCGTGCTGGAGCGGCTGCGGACCGACCGGACCGGGGAGTTCTAG
- a CDS encoding thiamine ABC transporter substrate-binding protein — protein MGITKKVTVLAVGLGLVTLSACGSSGDDGGADGGGSKTVTLVSHNSWAASKDVIAAFEKQSGYKVEVLEDGDAGQAVNKAILTKDNPQGDVLFGVDNTLLSRALDNGLFQPYEAKDADLILDEFRVDGDRHRVTPVDTGDICVNYDKEWFSEHDLTPPKTFDDLVDPRYKDLLVVENASTSSPGLGFLLGTAAKYGDDGWADYWKKLKANGVKVVDGWEQAYNEEFSGSAGGKQAKADRPLVVSYASSPPAEVIYADPKPDTAPTGVAEGTCFRQVEYAGLLSNAKNPEGGKALLDFLISKPFQDDMPLNMFVYPVREAAQVPEEFEKFGPRAKDPETMDPARIADNRDQWVKSWTSLVLK, from the coding sequence GTGGGCATAACCAAGAAGGTCACCGTCCTCGCCGTCGGGCTGGGGCTGGTCACCCTGTCCGCGTGCGGGTCGTCCGGCGACGACGGCGGCGCGGACGGCGGCGGGTCCAAGACCGTGACCCTCGTCAGTCACAACTCGTGGGCCGCGTCCAAGGACGTGATCGCCGCCTTCGAGAAGCAGTCCGGCTACAAGGTCGAGGTCCTCGAGGACGGCGACGCCGGACAGGCCGTCAACAAGGCCATCCTGACCAAGGACAACCCGCAGGGCGACGTCCTCTTCGGCGTCGACAACACCCTGCTCTCGCGCGCCCTCGACAACGGGCTGTTCCAGCCCTACGAGGCGAAGGACGCCGACCTGATCCTCGACGAGTTCCGCGTGGACGGGGACCGGCACCGGGTGACGCCCGTCGACACCGGCGACATCTGCGTCAACTACGACAAGGAGTGGTTCAGCGAGCACGACCTGACCCCGCCGAAGACCTTCGACGACCTGGTCGACCCCCGGTACAAGGACCTCCTCGTCGTCGAGAACGCCTCCACCTCCTCGCCCGGCCTCGGCTTCCTGCTCGGCACCGCCGCGAAGTACGGCGACGACGGCTGGGCGGACTACTGGAAGAAGCTCAAGGCCAACGGCGTGAAGGTGGTCGACGGCTGGGAGCAGGCCTACAACGAGGAGTTCTCCGGCTCGGCCGGCGGCAAGCAGGCCAAGGCCGACCGTCCGCTGGTGGTGTCCTACGCCTCCTCGCCGCCCGCCGAGGTGATCTACGCCGACCCGAAGCCGGACACGGCGCCCACCGGTGTCGCCGAGGGCACCTGCTTCCGGCAGGTCGAGTACGCCGGACTGCTGAGCAACGCGAAGAACCCCGAGGGCGGCAAGGCACTGCTCGACTTCCTCATCAGCAAGCCGTTCCAGGACGACATGCCGCTCAACATGTTCGTGTACCCGGTGCGCGAGGCCGCCCAGGTGCCCGAGGAGTTCGAGAAGTTCGGGCCGCGGGCGAAGGACCCGGAGACCATGGACCCGGCGAGGATCGCCGACAACCGTGACCAGTGGGTCAAGTCGTGGACCTCGCTCGTACTGAAGTGA
- the rlmN gene encoding 23S rRNA (adenine(2503)-C(2))-methyltransferase RlmN: MPKPGELTFVAPRGAKKPPRHLADLTPAERKEAVAAAGEKPFRAKQLSQHYFARYAHDPEQWTDIPAGSRGKLQEALLPELMTVVRHLSTDQGTTRKTLWKLFDGTLVESVLMRYPDRVTMCISSQAGCGMNCPFCATGQAGLDRNLSTAEIVHQIVDGMRALRDGEVPGGPARLSNIVFMGMGEPLANYNRVVGAIRRLTDPEPDGLGLSQRGITVSTVGLVPAIHRFSDEGFKCRLAISLHAPDDELRDTLVPVNTRWQVREVLDAGFEYAARSGRRLSIEYALIRDINDQAWRGDRLGRLLKGRPVHVNLIPLNPTPGSKWTASRPEDEKAFVEAIAAHGVPVTIRDTRGQEIDGACGQLAASER; encoded by the coding sequence ATGCCTAAGCCCGGAGAACTCACATTCGTCGCGCCGCGCGGAGCCAAGAAGCCGCCGCGGCACCTTGCCGATCTCACGCCCGCCGAGCGCAAGGAGGCGGTCGCGGCGGCCGGTGAGAAGCCGTTCCGCGCCAAGCAGCTGTCCCAGCACTACTTCGCGCGGTACGCGCACGACCCGGAGCAGTGGACCGACATCCCGGCCGGCTCGCGCGGCAAGCTCCAGGAGGCGCTGCTTCCCGAGCTGATGACGGTCGTGCGGCACCTGTCGACCGACCAGGGCACCACCCGCAAGACGCTGTGGAAGCTGTTCGACGGCACGCTCGTGGAGTCCGTGCTCATGCGCTACCCGGACCGGGTGACCATGTGCATCAGCTCGCAGGCGGGCTGCGGCATGAACTGCCCGTTCTGCGCGACCGGGCAGGCGGGACTCGACCGCAACCTGTCCACCGCCGAGATCGTGCACCAGATCGTGGACGGGATGCGGGCCCTCAGGGACGGCGAGGTCCCGGGCGGTCCGGCGCGGCTGAGCAACATCGTGTTCATGGGCATGGGCGAGCCGCTCGCCAACTACAACCGGGTCGTCGGCGCCATCCGCCGCCTCACCGACCCCGAGCCGGACGGGCTCGGACTGTCCCAGCGCGGGATCACCGTGTCGACGGTCGGGCTCGTCCCGGCGATCCACCGGTTCTCCGACGAGGGCTTCAAGTGCCGTCTCGCGATCTCGCTGCACGCCCCCGACGACGAGCTGCGCGACACCCTCGTCCCCGTGAACACGCGGTGGCAGGTGCGCGAGGTGCTGGACGCCGGGTTCGAGTACGCGGCCAGGTCCGGGCGGCGGCTGTCCATCGAGTACGCGCTCATCCGGGACATCAACGACCAGGCGTGGCGGGGTGACCGGCTCGGGCGGCTGCTCAAGGGGCGGCCCGTGCACGTCAACCTCATCCCGCTCAACCCCACCCCCGGCTCCAAGTGGACCGCCTCCCGGCCCGAGGACGAGAAGGCGTTCGTCGAGGCGATCGCCGCGCACGGCGTGCCGGTGACGATCCGGGACACCCGGGGTCAGGAGATCGACGGGGCATGCGGTCAGCTCGCCGCGAGCGAGCGGTAA
- a CDS encoding SRPBCC family protein, translating to MSTIRRTIVVDRTPDDVHAYATDPSHLPEWQLSAVSAQPLEDGPVHTGSRVRVTRRIGAREIPTTMEYTEYDPPRSWGMRGLDGPVRARVHGEIEPLAEGSRSRLTLEIDFEGHGLGRALVPLVVRPQARKELPRNERALKDRLEHIGE from the coding sequence GTGTCCACGATCCGACGCACGATCGTCGTCGACCGCACCCCGGACGACGTCCACGCCTATGCCACCGACCCCTCCCACCTGCCCGAATGGCAGCTCAGCGCGGTGTCCGCCCAGCCGCTGGAGGACGGCCCCGTCCACACCGGCTCCCGCGTCCGCGTCACCCGCCGCATCGGCGCCCGGGAGATCCCGACGACCATGGAGTACACCGAGTACGACCCACCGCGCAGCTGGGGCATGCGCGGCCTCGACGGCCCGGTCAGGGCCCGGGTGCACGGCGAGATCGAACCGCTCGCCGAGGGGAGCCGCTCGCGGCTGACCCTGGAGATCGACTTCGAGGGCCACGGCCTCGGCAGGGCCCTCGTCCCGCTGGTCGTCCGCCCCCAGGCCCGTAAGGAGCTCCCCCGCAACGAGCGAGCCCTGAAGGACCGCCTGGAGCACATCGGCGAATAG
- a CDS encoding phosphatidate cytidylyltransferase, with the protein MNDSSWGAPQTGYWGPSDHGPGRGAAPAGPAYDAHYAQQTRPMPIVPDVPEHGGDQEVDRGAARLSGPLFRDEPTRARPLPGEVPQNPEPMPDAPQPAPAQHKKSAGRDLGAAIGVGVGLGAVIVASLFVVKAVFVGVIAVAVVVGLWELTKRLEERKGIKAPLVPLALGGAAMVVAGYARGAEGAWVAMALTALAVLAWRMTAPPEGYLKDVTAGLFAAFYVPFLATFVALLLTADDGAWRVLTFLVLTVVSDTGAYAVGWRFGKRKLAPRISPGKTREGLLGAVAFAMAAGALCMEFLIDGGSWWQGLLLGLAVAASATLGDLGESMIKRDLGIKDMGTLLPGHGGIMDRLDSLLPTAPVVWLLLVIFVGSG; encoded by the coding sequence ATGAACGACTCTTCCTGGGGGGCGCCGCAGACCGGGTACTGGGGGCCGTCCGACCACGGACCCGGCCGGGGGGCTGCCCCGGCGGGTCCCGCGTACGATGCGCACTACGCGCAGCAGACTCGCCCCATGCCCATCGTGCCCGACGTACCCGAACACGGCGGTGACCAGGAGGTGGACCGAGGGGCCGCTCGGCTGAGCGGCCCCCTGTTCCGAGACGAGCCGACGCGGGCCCGCCCCCTGCCGGGGGAGGTGCCGCAGAATCCGGAGCCCATGCCCGACGCCCCGCAGCCGGCACCCGCGCAGCACAAGAAGAGCGCCGGGCGCGACCTCGGTGCCGCGATAGGCGTCGGCGTCGGACTCGGTGCGGTGATCGTCGCGTCGCTGTTCGTCGTCAAGGCCGTCTTCGTCGGCGTGATCGCCGTCGCCGTCGTGGTGGGCCTGTGGGAGCTGACCAAGCGGCTGGAGGAGCGCAAGGGCATCAAGGCGCCCCTCGTGCCGCTCGCGCTCGGCGGTGCGGCCATGGTCGTCGCCGGGTACGCCCGGGGGGCCGAGGGTGCCTGGGTCGCCATGGCGCTCACCGCGCTGGCGGTGCTGGCGTGGCGTATGACGGCACCCCCCGAGGGTTACCTCAAGGACGTCACGGCGGGGCTCTTCGCGGCGTTCTACGTGCCGTTCCTGGCCACCTTCGTCGCCCTGCTGCTGACGGCCGACGACGGTGCCTGGAGGGTGCTGACCTTCCTGGTGCTGACGGTCGTCAGCGACACCGGCGCCTACGCCGTCGGCTGGCGGTTCGGCAAGCGCAAGCTCGCCCCGCGCATCAGTCCCGGCAAGACCCGCGAGGGCCTGCTCGGCGCGGTGGCGTTCGCGATGGCGGCGGGCGCCCTGTGCATGGAGTTCCTGATCGACGGCGGCAGTTGGTGGCAGGGCCTGCTGCTGGGCCTCGCGGTCGCCGCCAGCGCCACGCTCGGCGACCTGGGCGAGTCCATGATCAAGCGGGACCTCGGCATCAAGGACATGGGCACCCTGCTCCCGGGGCACGGCGGCATCATGGACCGCCTGGACTCCCTGCTGCCGACGGCACCGGTGGTCTGGCTGCTGCTGGTGATCTTCGTGGGGTCCGGCTGA
- the frr gene encoding ribosome recycling factor: protein MIEETLLEAEEKMEKAVVVAKEDFAAIRTGRAHPAMFNKIVADYYGAPTPINQLASFSVPEPRMAVVTPFDKSALRNIEQAIRDSDLGVNPSNDGNIIRVVFPELTEERRRDYIKVAKGKGEDAKVSIRSVRRKAKDAIDKLIKDGEVGEDEGRRAEKELDDTTAKYVAQVDELLKHKEAELLEV from the coding sequence GTGATCGAAGAGACCCTCCTCGAGGCCGAGGAGAAGATGGAGAAGGCCGTCGTGGTCGCCAAGGAGGACTTCGCCGCGATCCGCACCGGCCGTGCGCACCCGGCGATGTTCAACAAGATCGTGGCCGACTACTACGGCGCGCCGACGCCGATCAACCAGCTGGCCTCGTTCTCCGTGCCCGAGCCGCGCATGGCCGTGGTGACCCCGTTCGACAAGAGCGCGCTGCGCAACATCGAGCAGGCGATCCGTGACTCCGACCTGGGCGTCAACCCGAGCAACGACGGCAACATCATCCGGGTGGTGTTCCCCGAGCTGACCGAGGAGCGCCGCCGCGACTACATCAAGGTCGCCAAGGGCAAGGGCGAGGACGCCAAGGTGTCCATCCGCTCCGTGCGCCGCAAGGCGAAGGACGCCATCGACAAGCTGATCAAGGACGGCGAGGTCGGCGAGGACGAGGGCCGCCGCGCGGAGAAGGAGCTCGACGACACCACGGCGAAGTACGTCGCCCAGGTGGACGAGCTCCTGAAGCACAAGGAAGCGGAGCTGCTCGAGGTCTGA